The Oscillatoria acuminata PCC 6304 genomic interval ACTGTGAGCCATTCGATTTCATTGATATCAACCGCTTGCTCAAGTTCTTCTACCCGTTTACCCGTCTGCGCCTCAAAGCACTAGAGATTTTCTTCATTCTTGTAGCTCCTTCTGTGTATTTAGATACCATGCGTCAATAAATAGGTTTTCCATGTCTCAAGAACACCTTGGACTAACTCACAACAGTCAAAAGTCGTGCCGTCATTTAGCTCTACTGTGATACTCTCTTCTCCATTTCCAAAAGAGCCTTGCCCGAGGCGACCGCGGCCAAAACCAGAAACTGAAGTCGCTGAAGAAGTGATGGGTGTACGCCTTGTTAACCTGACGTGCTTGCAGGCTGTGGCTAGGTCTCCGCATATCTTAAGCCATTGGTCAGTATAGAGGCTCTGAACTTCAGAATCTTCCGTTGCAGACTCAGGAACAGATGGACCGTTCTTAACCCAATCAATCATCGAATACCCGGTAAGGACGAAGTTAAAGAGACGATCGCTTGTTACTTCCTCATCTAATAAACTGGCATCGCGCTTTAACTTTTCAAATAGTTGGCTAACTGAATTAAAATCGAAGGTAAGTGACATAGTAGTTTCAGGTTTCGTTAAGTAATAATTAAGCTATAGGCGGATTAAAAATTCATCCCATATTAAGACAAATTTGGTTCTTGAACCCTAATCCCCATTTCTTTATAGCACAAATTTTCCCGCCCTGTAGAAGCTATGTAATCATTCATGTCGTAAAAATTCGGCTGTAAACCTTTGTTAGTAGAGGTTCCAGCCATTTTCACCCATTTCTCCCTTCTCAATAAGTTTTCCAAAGTCCTTATTTTTTGGTGTTTGTTGAGAATGAACTGTTAGTTTAGACTTTACCTTGATTCTGGAAGCCTTGCTCTGAATGGGTTTCAGACACCTGAATCCTTACGAAGCTATATTTTACCTTTCAGCCTGACAAACCTAGTGCATTTTTCGCATCTTTAACCGTCACCATTAGTGTCATCGGATCGATCGCAGAAGCAGTAAACCCACACTTTTCATAAAACTGCTTGGCTTCTTCCGAAATCGCATGAACAAGAATTGCCCGAATTCCTGCAATTTCAGCAGCTTGCAGGGTACGAAGAATAGCATCTCGTAACAGTGCACTCCCGATCCCTTTGCCTTGCCAGTGGCGATCGACAGCCAGTCTTCCAATCACCATCACCGGAATCGGATCGGGCATATTCCTCCGCGATCGACCCGTTGCAGTAATTTGGGATACAGCCCCATTTGCAAGACAGTAATATGCAATCACTACGTCCCCCGCGCAGAGAACATAGGTTCGCGAAGCCCCCTCAGCTTCATTTTTTAACCCACGGCGTTTGAGCCAGTCATTAAGCGAGCTATTTCCTGAGTCAAAGCGCTCTATTTGATGGGACGAATTTAGCTTTTCCGGAGGGCGAAGCGCGTCGCTATCTAATCCCACGGAGATTTAGTGGTTAAAAGATGGTGTAACTTGGCGTTTGGCTGAGGGCCTGCATCGAGCAGCGCGACAAATTCCTGATATTTTTGGTCATCTAACCCAAAAAAAGTCCGCTCTAGCAAAGCATCTTGTGCTTTTTGATAGGCTGATTCAAGCATAAACTCGGACCGGCTTTTTCCCTGGATGTGAGCCGCTTGATCAATGAGATCCCTCTGACTCTGCGTGGCTCGGATGTTGATCGTTACATCCCGAGTTTGGCGAGATGAGTATTCAAATTCTGAGCGAGACATAATTTTAAACCTAGCAGCGACGTTAATATAAGGCGACTTAATGCCGACCCCTCATTAAATAATCTTAGGCTGTTGTCCACACAATGTCAACACAAACTGTGGAGTTGATTCTGAACCCCACTTTGATAAGCCCTGCTTATCATTTTCATCAGGATTGCTGTAGCTGAAATCCCTTTACAAATCGTTACAAAGACGTTAATCTAAAAACATCATAACTACCTCGACAAACCAATAGCAATCATAAAACTATGACCACAACTTTACAGCAGCGCGAAAGCGCTAATCTGTGGGACCGCTTCTGCGAATGGGTCGCTTCTACCGAAAACCGCCTTTACATTGGCTGGTTCGGTGTGTTGATGATTCCGACTCTCTTAAGCGCCACCGTCTGCTACATCATCGCCTTCATCGCTGCTCCCCCTGTGGACATCGATGGAATCCGCGAACCTGTTGCCGGTTCTCTGTTGTACGGAAACAACATCATCTCTGGTGCGGTTGTTCCTTCGAGTAATGCGATCGGTCTGCACTTCTACCCTATTTGGGAAGCAGCCAGCTTGGATGAGTGGCTCTACAATGGTGGCCCTTACCAACTGGTAATTTTCCACTTCCTGATTGGCATCTTCTGCTACATGGGTCGTGAGTGGGAACTCTCCTACCGCTTAGGAATGCGTCCTTGGATCTGCGTTGCTTACTCTGCACCTGTTGCAGCAGCAAGCGCCGTGTTCTTGATCTACCCGATCGGACAAGGTTCTTTCTCTGATGGTATGCCCTTGGGTATCTCTGGAACCTTCAACTTTATGTTAGTGTTCCAAGCTGAACACAACATCCTGATGCACCCCTTCCATATGTTGGGTGTGGCCGGTGTGTTCGGTGGTTCCTTGTTCAGTGCCATGCACGGATCTCTGGTTACCAGTTCTTTGGTTCGTGAAACCTCTGAAACCGAATCTCAAAACTACGGTTACAAATTCGGTCAAGAAGAAGAAACCTACAACATTGTCGCCGCTCACGGTTACTTTGGTCGTTTAATCTTCCAATATGCTTCGTTTAACAACAGCCGTTCTTTGCACTTCTTCTTAGCTGCTTGGCCGGTTGTGGGTATCTGGTTCACCGCTTTGGGTGTTTCCACGATGGCCTTTAACTTGAATGGATTCAACTTTAACCAGTCCATCATCGACTCTACGGGTCGTGTTGTGAATACCTGGGCTGATGTGATTAACCGCGCTAACCTGGGTATGGAAGTGATGCACGAGCGGAATGCTCACAACTTCCCCCTTGATTTGGCTGCTGGTGAAGCGACTCCGGTTGCTTTGACTGCTCCTTCTATCAATGGTTAATCTCAGATTTGACTAAAAAAAGCGCTCCCAATTGGGGGCGCTTTTTATTTGGGGCTAGACAGAGTTCTGACAACCTATCCCAGAACCCATCTAAGGGAGGTCAAACTTTGGCCGGGTTAGATTTGCTGGCGGTAGCGGTTGCTTTGCCGTTTTTGGTCTGACCATTGCCATTGCGGGGTTGTAGAACGCCGTAACCGCCGTGGTTGCGTTCGTAAATCACATTAATTTCACCCGTGTCGGCATTGCGGAACATATAGAAGTCATGATCCACGAGTTGCAGTTGTTCCAAGGCTTCGAGAACGCTCATCGGAGGCATGGCAAAATATTTGGTTCGCACCACTTCCTCTGGAAGTTCGGGGGTGCGTTCGCCAATCAGGTCCTCAACCAGGGGTTGCTCTTCGAGAAGCGCTTCATTAAGGGTATCTGGCGCTTGAACTTTCTGAGCGTGACGTTTTTCTTTGTACTTACGCAATTGGCGAGCGATTTTATCAGCGACTAAATCGATGCTTGCGTACAGATTTTCACTGCTCTCCTCAGCGCGAATGATCGTACCATTTGCAAAAATGGTCACTTCAGCAGTTTGTTTAGAATTGTTCCGAGGATTTTTGGCCACAGAGAGATGAACGTCTACTTCCGTGGTCAAGTTTTGAAAGTGACTCACTGCTTTTTCAACTTTTTGGTTGACGTACTCCCGAATGGCCTCGGTTATTTCAATATTTTTGCCGTGGATAACAAGCTTCATATCAATCTTCCCACTGAAGACTCCATCGTATTAATGATTTAGAGTTTAGGGTTTGGAGGGGTGATAAAAAACGCGAAATACGCATCTCCAATCCTGGTTTCTAAAGAATAGACGGAGGGAAAGCGGGGCGGGTAATGCCGCTTTCCTAACATTAGTTCTTTTGCCCGTTTTTGGCGTTTCGCTCGCTTAAGAACGGAGCCAAAACTTATCAAGGTTGACTACACTTGAAAGGGTGGAATTACTCTGCCCTGAGTTGCCCCGAGATTACGGCAGATCTTTCAGGCATCGCGGTTGAGAATTGGGTAAGGCGATCGCCTTTCAGTCACTGGAGTCACCGGGGACTGTGGATCACTCGTCATCAACTGCGATGGCACGAGCTTTAAAGTCTGATGTGCCCGTTCTGTCGATAATGAAGATGATTATAGCAATCAAGACCCAAAATTGTAAGTCTTGGATACTTGAGTCGGAGGGTTCTGTGAAATCTTGTCCTCGGGGACAAGTCCATCTAGCGGACCTTCGCGGTCAACTCAATGGTGTTGTAGGTTCTATAATAGATGGCTTTTGGGAAACCCCTCCTGTGCTGCAATTCAACTCCTTACCCTTCACACTACCACCTTGTATTGAGAATTACACCGAATTTTGTTATCTCTTCAAAATTCGTTGCAATCCGTTACGAAATGACAATCCAGCTACCCTAGGCTATAGTAGTTGTCCGGATTCCAACCCTGATATTTGTCTAAATTTCTGCCAAAAACCCCTTGCTTTTTTGGATGATATATAGTAAAAGTCTCACCAATTTTGTTGACACCAGTTCCCCGCGTCGGCGTTGTGGGTTCTACAATCTCGATCGCCTGTCCTATCAGGAGGCTTGGACCTGGCAACAGTCTCTGGTGGCTGCCCGACGGTCAAATCCCGATTTAGAGGATGTCTTCATTTTGCTGGAACATCCTCCGGTTTATACCCTGGGAAAAGCGGCTAGTTTAGAATTTCTCAAGTTTGATCCCACCTGTAGCGATGTGGAATTGCATCGGGTGGAGCGTGGGGGTGAGGTGACTTATCATTGTCCGGGTCAAATTGTGGGTTATCCGATTTTGAATCTGCAATATTACCAGACGGACTTGCACTGGTATTTGCGGCAGCTAGAAGGGGTGATTCTTGTGGTACTGGCGGAGTATGGCTTAAAGGGCGATCGCATTGCGGGGATGACTGGAGTTTGGCTAGAGGGGCGAAAAATAGCGGCGATCGGGATTAAAGTCAGTCGATGGATTACGATGCACGGTTTTGCCCTGAATGTTTGCCCAGATTTGAAAGGGTTCGAGCAAATTGTCCCCTGTGGGATTGCCAACAAACCTGTGGGGAGTTTGGCTGAATTTGTAGAGGGGATTAACCCCGATCGCGTGCGTCAGCAAATTGCCACAGGGTTTGCCGAGACTTTTGCCGTTGAATTGCGTGAGTTAAAATTGCCTACACAGGCCAAGCCGATTTAAAAGCCATCGACACAGAACTCGTGCGATCGCTCTTTCTAGGGGTGCATCAACACAGAAAACTCAGAGGGGATAAGCCAAAAGCGGCATTTATCCATCCAGCCCAAAGCGGCTGCATAGCCAACGCCAGGTTACCGGGTGAGCGATCGCCTGTTCCTCGGTGTCGGATGATCGCGCTTTAAAAATTAAAAAAAGATAAAGAATTGCAGAGCGGATCAACCAAACCTTGTTGCGTAGGGCCAATGACTGCCTGTGATTGTCGCCACCCCCTCTTGAGAAACTCTCCCATCAGCTTGATTGCACATCCGCGCACCTGATTCGAGGTTAGCGCGGGAATTTTAAAATCCCTTCCCCAATTATGAGTTCATCTACCAACTCCAGGGATCCCTTTGTCACCCAACTCATTGAATTTAGTAAAAAGGCAGCAGTCTCGAAACCATCAAGAAGATGGCGGCGTTTTTTACCGAACACAATTGAACCCCTATCAAAGCTAGAGAACCCTAGCTCTGATTTTACTGCCCATTCCTTTGAGTTCTCCACCGGGGCAGCCGAACCCTTGTCTGCCCTCAAAGAACGAGACACTCAAGCCTTAGCTGAACTGTTTGAGGACGAAGCGATCGAAGCCATCCAAGCCGATGTTGTTCTTTGTTTGAGCTTCCTCTCTCCCCCACCCTGTTGGGATGAGCAAGCGTTTGAGTTTTTAAAAGAATTCCTTTAGTCCTCGATTTTTTTGCGTTATAATAGCATGATAAGGCATCAAATCAAACCCAAATCCGATGAGCTTGCGGGGCGATCGTCAAGGGTTCGCCCTGTCAACTAATTCCTACATTGCCCACAGCCAAAAACAATGTCCTTTGCCAACCCTTGTTTCCACTGCAAACAACCCATTCCATTGAAGAGGCTGAAAGCGAATTCACCCTCAGACCAAAGGATTGGGTAGCAGTTCATCCAGTTCACGACTACAATAACAAACAAGCCGAGGGATTTCTAAATCATCAATCCTTAAAGGAATAGATAGCCACTTTACCCTAAATAGGTTTAACCCAAAGGGAGCAAACCCGGAGAAATTTAGACTCCTCCATTCACGATTTACCGAGAAAATTTCTCTATTCTCTCTTTCCATCCCCCATCCCCGGTTACCGAACCCCCGTTACCTAACCTTTGTTGATCATCATTCTTTTGATATGCCTTCAATAGCCCGAAAAAACCTATTTGAAGATCTCCCGCGCTTTCTAGTTGCCCAAGCCGGCATTATGTTTGCAGTGAGTTTGATTACTATCCAAACGGGAATCTTCAAAGGGGTCATGCGCTCAACCGCCTTACTGGTGGACTATTCTCCCGCAGATATTTGGGTCACTTCCCAGGATATGGAAACCTTAGAAATGACCCTCCATATGCCCTACAAGCGACTGAGTGAGGC includes:
- the psbA gene encoding photosystem II q(b) protein, with translation MTTTLQQRESANLWDRFCEWVASTENRLYIGWFGVLMIPTLLSATVCYIIAFIAAPPVDIDGIREPVAGSLLYGNNIISGAVVPSSNAIGLHFYPIWEAASLDEWLYNGGPYQLVIFHFLIGIFCYMGREWELSYRLGMRPWICVAYSAPVAAASAVFLIYPIGQGSFSDGMPLGISGTFNFMLVFQAEHNILMHPFHMLGVAGVFGGSLFSAMHGSLVTSSLVRETSETESQNYGYKFGQEEETYNIVAAHGYFGRLIFQYASFNNSRSLHFFLAAWPVVGIWFTALGVSTMAFNLNGFNFNQSIIDSTGRVVNTWADVINRANLGMEVMHERNAHNFPLDLAAGEATPVALTAPSING
- the hpf gene encoding ribosome hibernation-promoting factor, HPF/YfiA family, which produces MKLVIHGKNIEITEAIREYVNQKVEKAVSHFQNLTTEVDVHLSVAKNPRNNSKQTAEVTIFANGTIIRAEESSENLYASIDLVADKIARQLRKYKEKRHAQKVQAPDTLNEALLEEQPLVEDLIGERTPELPEEVVRTKYFAMPPMSVLEALEQLQLVDHDFYMFRNADTGEINVIYERNHGGYGVLQPRNGNGQTKNGKATATASKSNPAKV
- the lipB gene encoding lipoyl(octanoyl) transferase LipB, with amino-acid sequence MIYSKSLTNFVDTSSPRRRCGFYNLDRLSYQEAWTWQQSLVAARRSNPDLEDVFILLEHPPVYTLGKAASLEFLKFDPTCSDVELHRVERGGEVTYHCPGQIVGYPILNLQYYQTDLHWYLRQLEGVILVVLAEYGLKGDRIAGMTGVWLEGRKIAAIGIKVSRWITMHGFALNVCPDLKGFEQIVPCGIANKPVGSLAEFVEGINPDRVRQQIATGFAETFAVELRELKLPTQAKPI
- a CDS encoding DUF1778 domain-containing protein, producing MSRSEFEYSSRQTRDVTINIRATQSQRDLIDQAAHIQGKSRSEFMLESAYQKAQDALLERTFFGLDDQKYQEFVALLDAGPQPNAKLHHLLTTKSPWD
- a CDS encoding GNAT family N-acetyltransferase, whose translation is MGLDSDALRPPEKLNSSHQIERFDSGNSSLNDWLKRRGLKNEAEGASRTYVLCAGDVVIAYYCLANGAVSQITATGRSRRNMPDPIPVMVIGRLAVDRHWQGKGIGSALLRDAILRTLQAAEIAGIRAILVHAISEEAKQFYEKCGFTASAIDPMTLMVTVKDAKNALGLSG